In Tsuneonella amylolytica, one genomic interval encodes:
- a CDS encoding GNAT family N-acetyltransferase: MKDDLDRIMDVMAAAFAPEWGEAWTRRQVSDSLAFPHTHYRLIDVYGAIPASADPAAGFTLVRSAPGEEELLLIAVAPQWRGHGLGGALLADVVRQARTRNAERIFLEMRENNSARLLYERHGFEPIGRRPAYYRKPDGSRIDAITFGYTIAD; this comes from the coding sequence ATGAAGGACGATCTCGACCGCATCATGGATGTGATGGCGGCCGCCTTCGCCCCCGAATGGGGAGAGGCTTGGACCCGGCGGCAAGTCTCCGATTCCCTTGCGTTCCCGCACACCCACTACCGGCTTATCGATGTTTACGGTGCGATCCCTGCGAGCGCTGACCCCGCCGCCGGCTTCACGCTCGTCCGCTCCGCGCCGGGGGAGGAGGAGCTCCTGCTCATTGCCGTTGCCCCGCAGTGGCGCGGGCACGGCCTCGGCGGCGCACTGCTGGCCGACGTCGTCCGTCAGGCAAGAACGCGCAATGCGGAACGTATCTTTCTAGAAATGCGGGAAAACAATTCGGCCCGATTACTATACGAGCGGCACGGGTTCGAACCGATCGGAAGACGGCCGGCGTACTACCGCAAGCCCGACGGATCGCGCATCGATGCAATTACGTTCGGGTATACGATTGCCGACTGA
- a CDS encoding MucR family transcriptional regulator codes for METLETDMTETLITLTSDIVAAHVSNNNVEVGDVPELITTVYQALSGLGGAAPVEEEKLEPAVSVRSSVKKDHLVCLEDGKKMKMLKRHLMTEHGMTPDEYRARWGLGADYPMVAPDYAETRRDLAVKIGLGRKPGQKRGRKKKSDA; via the coding sequence ATGGAAACGCTTGAAACCGACATGACGGAGACGCTGATCACGCTGACGTCCGACATCGTCGCCGCACACGTCAGTAACAACAATGTCGAAGTGGGCGATGTGCCCGAACTCATCACAACCGTCTATCAGGCGCTTTCCGGTCTCGGCGGCGCGGCGCCGGTCGAGGAAGAAAAGCTCGAGCCTGCGGTTTCGGTGCGGTCTTCGGTCAAGAAGGATCATCTCGTCTGCCTGGAAGACGGCAAGAAGATGAAGATGCTCAAGCGGCATCTCATGACCGAACACGGCATGACGCCTGACGAGTATCGCGCCCGCTGGGGCCTCGGTGCCGACTATCCGATGGTCGCTCCCGACTACGCCGAAACGCGCCGCGATCTCGCGGTCAAAATCGGTCTCGGCCGGAAGCCCGGCCAAAAGCGCGGCCGTAAGAAGAAGTCGGACGCCTGA
- a CDS encoding Fur family transcriptional regulator, which produces MHQTIDLEQLCADRGLRITEQRRVIARVLSESEDHPDVEQVHTRASAIDPKISIATVYRTVRLFEEAGILDRHDFGDGRARYEAAPEAHHDHLIDVETGKVVEFVDPELEALQRQIAEKLGYRLVDHRMELYGVRLDRES; this is translated from the coding sequence TTGCACCAGACGATCGATCTCGAACAGCTCTGCGCGGACCGCGGACTGCGCATCACCGAACAGCGGCGGGTGATCGCCCGCGTCCTGTCGGAGAGCGAGGATCATCCCGATGTCGAGCAGGTGCACACCCGCGCCTCCGCCATCGATCCGAAGATCTCGATCGCCACCGTCTACCGCACGGTCCGCCTGTTCGAGGAAGCCGGCATCCTCGACCGCCACGATTTCGGCGACGGCCGCGCCCGCTACGAGGCCGCGCCCGAGGCGCACCACGACCATCTGATCGACGTGGAAACCGGTAAGGTCGTCGAATTCGTCGATCCGGAGCTCGAGGCCTTGCAGCGCCAGATCGCCGAGAAGCTCGGCTACCGGCTCGTCGATCACCGCATGGAACTCTACGGCGTGCGGCTCGACCGCGAAAGCTGA
- a CDS encoding lysophospholipid acyltransferase family protein, which translates to MDRALPAPRIQPLGWGLIGFRLLLMLLMLVVCTPLHFAWRAVGAGRWWPRIFLSAIGAIAGLHIRTEGRAVPGALLLSNHVSWLDIPALAHTAGSAFVAHDGLAAFPFLKWLCEMNDTVFIARHDRASVAEQAGHVRAAMAARGRLTLFPEGTTSDGTSPIAFKSSLLSALEPLPEGVAVQPVALVYEDAERIAWVGEEHGLDNFKRILARLRPIRLTVRFLPPLGGAELAGRKAISAAARSAIAGTMAR; encoded by the coding sequence ATGGACCGCGCCCTGCCCGCGCCGCGCATCCAGCCGCTGGGCTGGGGGCTGATCGGGTTCCGTCTGCTGCTGATGCTGCTTATGCTGGTGGTGTGCACCCCGCTTCACTTCGCATGGCGCGCGGTCGGTGCCGGCCGGTGGTGGCCCCGCATCTTCCTGTCCGCCATCGGAGCGATCGCCGGCCTGCACATCCGAACGGAAGGGCGTGCGGTACCGGGCGCACTACTGCTGTCGAACCATGTGAGCTGGCTCGACATTCCCGCCCTCGCACACACCGCCGGGTCCGCCTTCGTCGCGCACGACGGGCTCGCCGCCTTCCCGTTTCTGAAGTGGCTGTGCGAGATGAACGACACGGTGTTCATTGCCCGCCACGACCGGGCGAGCGTCGCCGAACAAGCCGGCCATGTGCGCGCCGCGATGGCCGCTCGGGGTCGGCTGACCCTGTTTCCCGAGGGGACGACGAGCGACGGCACCTCCCCCATCGCCTTCAAGTCGTCGCTGCTCTCCGCCCTCGAACCCCTGCCCGAGGGTGTCGCTGTGCAGCCGGTCGCGCTCGTCTACGAGGATGCCGAGCGGATCGCCTGGGTGGGCGAGGAACACGGCCTCGACAACTTCAAGCGCATCCTCGCCCGGCTTCGGCCCATCCGGCTGACGGTTCGCTTCCTCCCGCCGCTGGGCGGGGCCGAGCTTGCGGGCCGCAAGGCGATTTCCGCCGCCGCACGCAGCGCGATTGCCGGTACGATGGCGCGCTAG
- the miaB gene encoding tRNA (N6-isopentenyl adenosine(37)-C2)-methylthiotransferase MiaB, producing MQTSPPPRTYRVKSFGCQMNVYDGERMAELLAAQGISPAPEGEDADLVVLNTCHIREKAAEKVYSDIGRIVKSGDKAGRKPLIAVAGCVAQAEGEEIMARAPAVGMVVGPQAYHRLPEMLERAVAGERASDTDMPAIAKFDALPERRKIGPSAFLTVQEGCDKFCTYCVVPYTRGAEISRPFASLIDEAHRLVDAGAREITLLGQNVNAWSGEDAAGRAVGLDGLIRELATLPGLQRIRYTTSHPADVTDGLIAAHGEVAKLMPFLHLPVQSGSDRVLRAMNRSHTADGYLRLLDRFRDARPDIAISGDFIVGFPGETEAEFADTLKLVETVGYAQCFSFKYSPRPGTPAATMDGQVAPEVMDDRLQRLQAALNRDQSAFNAASVGKRCAVLVERKGKKPRQWLGKSPWLQSVWFEGDHAIGDLVEVELVEAGPNSLAGRVLQPVHA from the coding sequence ATGCAGACCTCCCCGCCCCCAAGGACCTACCGGGTCAAGAGCTTCGGCTGCCAGATGAACGTCTACGACGGCGAGCGCATGGCCGAACTGCTCGCCGCGCAGGGCATTTCCCCGGCACCCGAGGGCGAGGACGCCGACCTCGTGGTCCTCAACACTTGTCACATCCGCGAGAAAGCGGCCGAGAAGGTCTATTCGGACATCGGCCGCATCGTGAAATCGGGCGACAAGGCTGGCCGCAAGCCGCTGATCGCGGTCGCCGGCTGCGTGGCGCAGGCCGAAGGCGAGGAGATCATGGCCCGCGCCCCGGCCGTCGGCATGGTCGTCGGCCCGCAGGCCTACCACCGCCTGCCCGAAATGCTCGAGCGAGCCGTTGCGGGCGAGCGCGCCAGCGACACCGATATGCCCGCGATCGCCAAGTTCGACGCATTGCCCGAGCGGCGGAAGATCGGCCCCAGCGCCTTCCTCACGGTGCAGGAAGGCTGCGACAAGTTCTGCACCTACTGCGTCGTGCCCTACACGCGCGGGGCCGAGATTTCGCGCCCGTTCGCCAGCCTGATCGACGAGGCGCACAGGTTGGTCGATGCCGGCGCGCGCGAGATCACGCTGCTCGGGCAAAACGTGAACGCGTGGAGCGGAGAGGATGCTGCCGGCCGCGCCGTCGGGCTGGACGGCCTCATCCGCGAGTTGGCGACGCTGCCCGGCCTCCAGCGAATCCGCTACACCACCAGCCATCCGGCAGACGTCACTGACGGACTGATCGCCGCGCATGGCGAGGTCGCGAAGCTGATGCCGTTCCTGCACCTGCCCGTGCAGAGCGGATCGGACCGCGTCCTGCGAGCGATGAACCGCAGCCACACCGCCGACGGGTACTTGCGCCTGCTCGACCGTTTTCGCGATGCGCGGCCCGATATCGCGATTTCCGGCGACTTCATCGTGGGCTTCCCCGGCGAGACCGAAGCCGAGTTCGCGGACACACTGAAGCTCGTCGAAACGGTCGGATATGCCCAGTGCTTCAGCTTCAAGTACTCGCCCCGCCCCGGCACTCCGGCGGCGACGATGGACGGACAGGTCGCGCCCGAGGTGATGGACGACCGCCTTCAGCGCCTGCAAGCCGCTCTCAATCGCGACCAGTCCGCCTTCAACGCCGCCTCTGTCGGCAAGCGGTGCGCCGTTCTGGTGGAGCGCAAGGGCAAGAAGCCCCGCCAATGGCTCGGCAAGTCGCCGTGGCTCCAGAGCGTGTGGTTCGAAGGCGATCATGCCATCGGTGACCTCGTGGAAGTCGAACTCGTCGAGGCCGGGCCCAACTCGCTCGCCGGACGGGTGTTGCAACCCGTCCACGCCTGA
- a CDS encoding PhoH family protein, with translation MARKPARADGAIPFSPAAPRRARTEITFDEQRLLGPLFGQFDANLVQVENRLGVFISARGDKVQIEGSDDAVARARDTLKAMYDRLAMGQELDAGAIEGLIAMSNEPTLEGIVRGGDSAPPVMIRTRRKTIVPRSAGQIPYMQQLASRDIVFALGPAGTGKTYLAVAQAVSQLITGSVQRLILSRPAVEAGEKLGFLPGDMKDKVDPYLRPLYDALYDCLPPEQVERHLASGVIEVAPIAFMRGRTLSDAFIILDEAQNTTREQMKMFLTRFGQNSRMIVCGDPRQVDIPGGDRMSGLADAVDKLEGIEGIAVSRFTAADVVRHPIVGRIVEAYEGPID, from the coding sequence CTGGCTCGCAAACCCGCCCGCGCCGATGGCGCCATACCGTTCTCACCCGCCGCCCCGCGCCGGGCCCGGACGGAGATCACCTTCGACGAGCAGCGATTGCTCGGCCCGCTGTTCGGCCAGTTCGATGCGAACCTCGTCCAGGTCGAAAACCGGCTTGGCGTGTTCATCTCGGCCCGCGGCGACAAGGTGCAGATCGAAGGCAGCGACGATGCCGTCGCCCGCGCGCGCGATACGCTAAAGGCGATGTACGACCGGCTGGCGATGGGGCAGGAACTCGACGCAGGCGCAATCGAGGGGCTGATCGCGATGTCCAACGAACCGACGCTGGAAGGCATCGTGCGCGGCGGTGACAGCGCGCCGCCGGTGATGATTCGCACACGCCGCAAGACGATCGTCCCGCGCAGCGCCGGCCAGATCCCCTACATGCAGCAACTGGCGAGCCGCGACATCGTGTTCGCGCTCGGCCCGGCGGGTACCGGCAAGACCTATCTCGCGGTCGCGCAGGCGGTCAGCCAGCTCATCACCGGCAGCGTCCAGCGCCTCATCCTCAGCCGCCCGGCGGTCGAGGCGGGCGAGAAGCTCGGCTTCCTGCCCGGCGACATGAAGGACAAGGTCGATCCCTACCTGCGTCCACTCTACGACGCGCTCTACGACTGCCTGCCGCCCGAGCAGGTCGAGCGCCATCTCGCGAGCGGTGTGATCGAGGTCGCCCCCATCGCCTTCATGCGGGGTCGCACCCTGTCGGACGCGTTCATCATCCTCGACGAGGCGCAGAACACCACTCGCGAGCAGATGAAGATGTTCCTCACCCGCTTCGGCCAGAACAGCCGGATGATCGTGTGCGGCGACCCCCGGCAGGTCGACATTCCCGGCGGCGACCGGATGAGCGGTCTGGCCGATGCGGTCGACAAGCTGGAAGGCATCGAAGGCATAGCGGTCAGCCGCTTCACCGCCGCCGACGTCGTGCGCCATCCGATCGTCGGCCGCATCGTGGAGGCCTACGAAGGCCCGATCGACTGA
- the ybeY gene encoding rRNA maturation RNase YbeY — protein sequence MTLDIDIEGWPASTDWADLAERARAAAETVAPELGGERLSASVLFTNDAQVHALNREWRGKDTPTNVLSFPMLDRADLLALPADGPPEMLGDIALAYETCEREAGEKGTPLDSHAAHLIVHGLLHLAGHDHIDPAEGDAMEALEIKALASMGIANPYGND from the coding sequence GTGACGCTCGACATCGATATCGAAGGCTGGCCTGCGTCTACCGACTGGGCAGACCTTGCCGAGCGCGCACGCGCGGCGGCCGAAACCGTCGCTCCCGAATTGGGGGGCGAACGGCTGTCCGCCAGCGTATTGTTTACGAACGACGCGCAGGTCCACGCTCTCAACCGCGAATGGCGCGGGAAGGACACGCCCACCAACGTGCTGTCCTTTCCGATGCTGGACCGCGCCGACCTCCTCGCGCTGCCCGCCGACGGTCCGCCCGAAATGCTCGGCGACATCGCGCTCGCTTACGAGACCTGCGAGCGCGAGGCTGGCGAGAAAGGCACTCCGTTGGACAGCCACGCGGCGCACCTGATCGTCCACGGCCTGCTCCACCTTGCCGGTCACGACCACATCGACCCGGCGGAAGGCGATGCGATGGAGGCGCTGGAGATCAAGGCGCTTGCCAGCATGGGTATCGCCAATCCATATGGGAACGACTGA
- a CDS encoding hemolysin family protein → MPDTESQTGEADSNRGLWLAIRKFFDTDDNERSLREQLEEAIDEHEEGGETEGSAGKGDLSPVERQMLRNLLHFSEHDADDVAVPRGEIVALNAAASWDEVVAAFAEHGHSRLPVYRETLDEVIGMMHIKDVFPIIATGAAPPADWTTLMRQPLFVPQARTALDVLADMRQQRVHLAVVLDEYSGTDGIITIEDLVEEIVGDIEDEHDDEAEEWIVALPDGMWDCDARAELDDVAERIDPRLAEVEEAVDTLGGLAFVLAESVPTAGMALSHPSGWTLEVTDADDTHATRLRLHPPVVEEVAEE, encoded by the coding sequence ATGCCCGACACCGAATCCCAGACGGGAGAAGCGGACAGTAACCGCGGGCTCTGGCTCGCGATCCGCAAATTCTTCGACACCGACGACAACGAACGCTCCTTGCGCGAACAGCTCGAGGAAGCGATCGACGAGCACGAGGAAGGCGGCGAAACCGAAGGGTCCGCCGGCAAGGGCGACCTGTCGCCCGTCGAGCGGCAGATGCTGCGCAACCTCCTGCATTTCTCCGAACACGATGCCGACGACGTGGCCGTACCGCGGGGCGAGATCGTCGCGCTGAACGCGGCCGCCAGCTGGGATGAAGTCGTCGCTGCCTTCGCCGAGCACGGCCACTCGCGACTTCCGGTCTACCGCGAAACGCTCGACGAAGTCATCGGCATGATGCACATCAAGGATGTGTTCCCGATCATCGCGACGGGTGCCGCCCCGCCGGCGGACTGGACCACGCTGATGCGCCAGCCGCTGTTCGTGCCGCAGGCGCGCACCGCGCTCGACGTGCTGGCCGACATGCGCCAGCAGCGGGTCCACCTGGCGGTCGTGCTCGACGAATATTCGGGCACCGACGGCATCATCACGATCGAGGATCTGGTCGAGGAAATCGTCGGCGACATCGAGGACGAGCACGACGACGAGGCGGAGGAATGGATCGTCGCCCTGCCCGACGGCATGTGGGACTGCGACGCGCGCGCCGAACTCGACGATGTGGCCGAACGGATCGACCCGCGCCTTGCCGAGGTCGAGGAAGCGGTCGACACATTGGGCGGGCTCGCGTTCGTCCTGGCGGAATCGGTGCCGACCGCGGGCATGGCGCTGTCCCATCCCAGCGGCTGGACCCTGGAAGTGACCGATGCCGACGACACGCACGCCACCCGCCTGCGGCTCCATCCTCCGGTCGTCGAGGAAGTGGCGGAGGAGTAG
- a CDS encoding LysR substrate-binding domain-containing protein, whose translation MTRRLPPLRALEAFLRVVRLGSARAAATELGLSPSALSRRIGTLEEFTGRKLFTRAHQAMQLTDEGRSFHDAVAPHIEALAAAVEAQSDAIGVMRLHLGVLPLFGGQRLFPRLPELRKLHPRLHIDIDTGPHLLDRVGDTLDAAIVLMAEPEKSLHAVRLDHNYVYAIASQALAEEIGKTPDAKVLSKQTFLVHNELPDSFTAWREAMGLRNFEPAAIDHYDSGQLILEAAAQGLGVAIMHDDHMKRAGDRRLARLFDVDVESPYSYWFVCRPRDLEQRPVRLFHEWLIGAGL comes from the coding sequence ATGACCCGTCGCCTGCCCCCCCTTCGCGCGCTCGAGGCGTTCCTGCGCGTGGTGCGCCTCGGCTCCGCCCGCGCGGCCGCGACGGAGCTCGGCCTCAGCCCGTCGGCCCTTTCGCGGCGGATCGGCACGCTGGAGGAATTCACCGGGCGCAAGCTGTTCACCCGGGCCCACCAGGCCATGCAGCTGACCGACGAAGGTCGCTCGTTCCACGATGCCGTCGCTCCGCACATCGAGGCGCTCGCTGCGGCGGTGGAGGCGCAGTCCGATGCCATCGGCGTCATGCGCCTGCATCTCGGCGTCCTGCCCCTGTTCGGCGGCCAGCGGCTGTTTCCCCGCCTGCCCGAACTGCGCAAGCTGCACCCGCGGCTTCACATCGACATCGACACCGGCCCGCACCTGCTGGACCGTGTGGGCGACACGCTGGACGCCGCCATCGTACTGATGGCCGAGCCCGAGAAATCGCTCCATGCGGTGCGGCTCGACCACAACTACGTATACGCGATCGCTTCGCAGGCATTGGCAGAAGAAATCGGCAAAACCCCGGATGCCAAGGTGCTGTCGAAGCAGACCTTCCTCGTCCATAACGAACTGCCCGACAGCTTCACCGCCTGGCGCGAGGCGATGGGCCTCAGGAATTTCGAGCCGGCGGCGATCGACCATTACGATTCCGGCCAGCTCATCCTCGAGGCGGCAGCGCAGGGACTGGGTGTCGCGATCATGCACGACGACCACATGAAACGCGCCGGAGACCGCCGGCTGGCGCGGCTGTTCGACGTCGATGTCGAGAGCCCCTATTCCTATTGGTTCGTCTGCCGCCCGCGCGATCTCGAACAGCGCCCGGTGCGCCTGTTCCACGAATGGCTGATCGGCGCAGGGCTGTAA
- a CDS encoding EcsC family protein, giving the protein MNRIEKEQAAYRNARPSMLGRGIERLTNPFGKAIASVVPNSVVEAVVKGIDRAAGSPSLAKLRHDPADLESSRAAARRIERLYKNVNGATGAAAGFGGAISAGLDVPATIALALRNIRDTGRAFGYEGGGEAEKVFRLQILELAAIDDPDLRADRIAALEAAIEPGGTLRPVTGDTSTPMVDAVVERISRAIAFASFRKRLGMLVPVAGSAVGLMVNRSFQEDVSKAARFAFQARRLRAQAT; this is encoded by the coding sequence ATGAACAGGATCGAAAAAGAACAGGCCGCCTATCGCAACGCCAGGCCCAGCATGCTGGGCCGCGGGATCGAGCGGCTGACGAACCCCTTCGGCAAGGCCATCGCCAGCGTCGTCCCGAACTCCGTCGTGGAGGCCGTGGTCAAGGGTATCGACCGCGCGGCCGGGTCGCCGTCGTTGGCCAAGCTTCGCCACGATCCCGCCGATCTGGAATCGAGCCGTGCGGCGGCCCGCCGGATCGAGCGCCTCTACAAGAACGTGAACGGTGCGACGGGCGCGGCAGCCGGTTTCGGCGGCGCGATCTCGGCAGGTCTCGACGTGCCTGCGACCATCGCCCTCGCTCTGCGGAACATCCGCGATACGGGGCGCGCCTTCGGTTACGAGGGCGGCGGAGAAGCGGAGAAGGTGTTCCGACTGCAGATCCTCGAACTCGCCGCGATCGACGATCCGGACCTGCGCGCCGACCGCATCGCCGCGCTGGAAGCGGCAATCGAGCCGGGCGGCACGCTGCGGCCTGTGACCGGCGATACCTCGACGCCCATGGTCGATGCGGTGGTGGAACGCATCAGTCGTGCGATCGCGTTCGCCAGTTTCCGCAAGCGGCTCGGCATGCTGGTGCCGGTTGCCGGTTCGGCGGTCGGCCTGATGGTCAACCGGTCGTTTCAGGAAGACGTGTCGAAGGCGGCGCGCTTCGCATTCCAGGCGCGCCGCCTCCGGGCACAGGCGACTTAG
- a CDS encoding peptidylprolyl isomerase has protein sequence MADTLTFTLDTGNGEGGDVVIKLRPDLAPNHVARITELANDGFYDGVKFHRVIPGFMAQGGDPTGTGMSGSDKPDLKQEFNSEPHVRGTCSMARTNNPDSANSQFFICFDDARFLDKQYTVWGQVESGMEHVDALPKGEPPREPGKIVKATVS, from the coding sequence ATGGCCGACACCCTGACCTTTACCCTGGACACCGGCAACGGAGAAGGCGGCGACGTCGTCATCAAGCTGCGCCCGGACCTCGCGCCCAATCACGTCGCGCGCATCACCGAACTCGCCAACGACGGATTCTACGACGGGGTGAAGTTCCACCGCGTCATCCCGGGCTTCATGGCGCAGGGCGGCGACCCGACCGGCACCGGCATGAGCGGCAGCGACAAGCCCGACCTCAAGCAGGAATTCAATTCCGAGCCGCACGTGCGCGGCACCTGCTCGATGGCGCGGACCAACAACCCCGACAGCGCGAACAGCCAGTTCTTCATCTGCTTCGACGACGCGCGCTTCCTCGACAAGCAGTACACCGTGTGGGGTCAGGTCGAGAGCGGCATGGAACACGTGGACGCGCTGCCCAAGGGCGAGCCGCCGCGCGAACCCGGCAAGATCGTGAAGGCGACCGTTTCCTAA